Within Spinacia oleracea cultivar Varoflay chromosome 4, BTI_SOV_V1, whole genome shotgun sequence, the genomic segment CTTCTACTTGCAGGAAGGGTGTCTCTGTTAAACAACTGAATGTGGAAAGACTAGCTAACTTGATAGTTCTTTACAAACAACTACATAATACTATAAGACGTTTGAATAATAACAATCCAATAAAGGGTGAAGACTGAAGAGTCCCTCTTCCTTTCGTATTTGGTGCTTAGCTGAAACTCATTAGTATTCCATAATTGACTAACCTAGCTCCAGATCCGTCTAGCTCAATTCCCATCTCTACAAAATCTCCTAGGTCTTCTTCATGCAATAGTAAATAGGCAAGGTGACACTTCAGTGAAATACCATTTTCCATTAACAGCTCCTCttgattaataaataaaaaagaagatGGAAAGAAACAGGATTGCACAATTTAACCattttataaattctaattcaACTGTTATATGGTTGAACAGTATCTTTTCTGGTTCAGATGGCGACAAATATTATGCAATGTCACAACTTCAATACAAGAAACCCATGCTAGTTTGGTTGAGCAACCAACAAGTCCGACATAAGGAACAAGCCATTCCTTTGGTGAAGAAATCCATTTTTTATACgtagtaaaaataattaaaatcctgTACTTGAAAGTTTTCTTCTAGTCTAATtgcaaataatatatttttcagCTAGCTTGCACTTGTCAGCATAGGCCCTCAAGTACTACCAAAACAATGATTCTATCAGGACATTAAAAAATGTAGGCATCGAAGCTTCGAACATCCCCCCACTCCTCTTTCctcaaaatattttaaatataccTGAAAGTGCTACAAGCCTACAAATCAGAAAGATGAGGACAAGCCTACAAAAACAAGTGTTCCTTTGTCCTTTGAATGCTTCCAAGAGCACTAATTAAGTTCTTAACTATTTAAAAATTAGAAAACACCAATGACACAACAGAATATAcaatttcaaaaacaaattaaGCATCCTTATCAACTCAAGGTATGCGTGGAACATGGCATACACACCTATTGTTTGAGGCTTCTCAGTTATCACTCAATTTGAAAATGACAAAAGAAAAGAGGCATTACCCAATGGAAAGACGTTTCTGAGGATCACCAGATGAGTAGCCAGTGAAGTAGAAATAGCGTGTAACAATGTAACCCATACCAAGCCCAGCACTAATACAGGGATGCCTCATTCCTCCCAATATCATTAAAATGAACAACATTGGCATCATTTCCAATGAATTCTGGTGTCCTCTCTGCAATAATCATCATCAAATCAACGATTAACTCCCCCCTTTCATAATTGATTAACAATAATCAAcatgaaaaaaaatcaacaattgTTCAAAGTTAGTGAACCTGAACGCAATTGAATAGCTTGGCATCCTTGTTCTCAGATTCTAGTGCATATAGAGTTGGATAAAAGACCTTGTAcctaaaattaaaagaaaaaacccCATCAAAAACAATCAAAACCCGCAACACTTTAGGTCAAATttgaagtaaaaaaaaaacaaaggcaTACTTTTTGCGGGCTTTGCCGACTTGAAAAGCCATCCAAAAATTGAAGAAGCAATAGAAAACCAGCACTAAAACAACATAACCATATTCTTTTGCAAGAAACCCTTCTCCTGCTGCGCCCATTTTCTCACTTATTTGATCCAGAAAATTCACAATTTACTTGATTTGATGTTTTGGAAGATGACGAGATTACTGGGTttttagttttgactttctattAAATGAAAACTGGGTTTTTATTTATATACTTCGTAGCTCAATAATAGTCAATCGACGGGTGATGTAATGGATGAGGACATGATTTTCCCAAAACCCATAAAAAACACATTACAATGAGGACATGTGGACTTGTGGAGCTCAGCGCAAAAGGGGACCGTGTACTGCGTGTAGGCTGCATGCCCGCAAATCTAAGGGGTTGTTATTTGTTAATGGTTCTCGTTAGTTAAAAAGGTCGCGTATTTATAATGAAAAGACAAATTTACCCTTTAAATGAAAAGGGCCCTCCCTCCTCATCCACCTTGCTTCTTTTCCACTTCCTTCTCCATAGATTTCGGCAGCCACCTCTTTATCTGGCTGCCACCACCACCTACCCCATcgtcaaaataataataatattcctTCCGTCCCAGAtgagttgttacacttacctttgcacaaagttttaggtgataagtggttgtttggttatcaattgttattttattgaaaaagtaaatgtgataggagttagtgggtattttttttaattgaatgagagagggtgtagggacaaaaaaaaaattagtgagaagatagagacaatataataattgtggggtcattcctaattttgAAGTAATATGGACGGAcggaaaaggaaagtgtaacaactaatctgggacggagaaAATAACAATAAGTAAacaaaaataatactccctccgtatttatttaagggatacacttgtcttttccggccgtacttatttaagagatacacttgtcatttttagtaacttatcaacccgaccatctaattaaataatacatccaaTTTACCCtgtgacccaccatcctattaaacaaataatttcataaactcatCCCACCTCCCACCCCACCAAAATGGCATGGTCtccacttgtttacttattaaaatatctacacaacctcacttgctttattattttatttcattaaattctccttcttaatacccgtgtccggtCAAATGTatatcttaaataaatacggagggagtactaacaATCAAAGAAATTAAGTTTTAATGAACGAGGAAGTAATAAGTACTCGTATTATAACCAAAATATGAACTGCATTTGTACATAGATGGCGATTAACACACATGAATTTGCATTTTCAGAGTGCAGCaatatctattacattatactaaaatagacacccaaaatgacaaatgtcacttcTTGGTGCAACaatattataactttttaatctaataataaatttaaataatatcgatgaatgaacttctaatgttagtccatttctattgttaatataatacatggtgagtacaaatgttaattaaaataataatacatgacAAACTAATATTAGAAGTCCATATATCAAAATTATACTCAATTCAAACTATGTTGCATTTGAGAAACTCAATTATGCTCaggtcttttcgaaaattagtcttagGTCAttcattcgggtttggttaaaTTTATTAGATTGGTCTAAAAGTACACAACTATAATCctgaattttgtattttaatATGCAAATTCAGTTCATTTAAACaatttttacacaactttgaatttatattttttcatatatcctttttatTTTCACGTTTTcttaatatcacaagtcttttattTAAGGGAAATTCTCAATGGTAACCCTGTACTGTTCCACATTCTTAATGGTAACCAAAAAAAATACCCATTATCATTGGTAGCCCTTTGTTCTTAATTTTTCTACACAATGAcatttttttgataaatttattaaatatttaacaacatatctattactatatactaaaacagacaccagaaatgacacatgtcacttactggtgtaaaattttcccgcctaaaaaattttctaaaatatatatcttattttattttatttaattctctaccctttttataaactatctatgtatggaaaaaatattagtttataatttatggcaataatagataccacgtaataataattttgctaaatacttttttataatattttagtGAAATCGGCACATTAATAATGGAAATTATATTCACTCAATATGTCGGTCAAAGTAGCATATTACACAtatataatatgcatattagatgaataaatataaatgagtatgtttaatttttttttataataatgcagtagtttggggatatttagttaaatattttgtaaaaaagtTATCATaatccgtgcatgcacgggatctaatctagtagcTTAATAATTCATAGAAATTTGAAAGTAAAAAAATCACCGAAAAATTCGGATTAGCTTTAACATACATACTCCATAAAACATAAACTGCAcagataataaataacaacaatcaaaaccaaAAAAGTTAGGCCATTATCAAACACAAAGAATCCTTTTAATAGAGCTAAttcaaattttcaatcaaagtGGAAATCCTGCGAAGAGCACGAGTTAAAGATTGGAAATATAATCAGAGATAGAATGCAGGAGCAGTGGCGGACCCAGGACTTTGGGTCAGAAGTGGCACGATATTTTTTGGTGCAaggaattttttttatcaatatatttaactaaaatgtaataaatttgTACAAAATTTAAAGCGACTAATTAGGATAGAGCAGTAAATAATAgaattgaatttattttgtttcggcaattttttttaatatatagtccAATTAAATATGAAGGTAAAAAAAAGCATACAATGTTCAATTGGTGTTAAAAAAAAAGCTAGAGACAACATATGGAATTGTTAGGAAAGAAAGGGAATGGAACAAATAATATGAAAGACAATTGATGATCATGGTTTTTTTAAGTGTAGTccaattactccctctgtcctgaaatactcgcaacgttttactttgactattaatatctttaattatatattataaaaactaataaaatattaatattttgaaaatatatataaagatgaagccaacaatatagtATATGCTAACACTTGTTtctatactataaataaaataggggcaaagtgaattatgtgaatggTGCAAAAAGTtaaaccgttgcgagtattcgGGGACGCAGGGAGTAATATAAAGATGGAAAAATAAAAGCAGAAAATATTTGGGTAGAAAAAACGAATTAAAAAAGATAAAAACAAATAAGTTAAATGAACCAAAATTGTCATTGTCTGGCCTCGAACCCTTGACTTGTAGGCAACAAAAATCAAGGTAAACTTACTCTCCTGACCACTGCAACAAAATCGCATTCCCTAATAGTTAATGCAGATTTTTATATATAGTCCTTCTccgttatttttctttttaacacattttcagttttttttgGGGGTGGCAcgtgcccccccccccccccccccccccggccCCAATGTGGGTCCGCCAATGCAGGAGGTACGTAAAAGAAGATTAAGAAAACAGCTCCAAAATCCAACTATTTCCAAATTCATCGTCCTTAGAAAtatattattttgattctttcAAGAGGATTCTAATCTCCTTGACCAACAAAGCTTCAATTTCTATTTCTCGTCTCATCACTTACCTGAAAGCTTCATCATACTAAAGCTAGGATTAGAGTTTTTAGGATTTTCGGAGTCAAAGACAGCGACACCATTATCGAAATTTGTGAAGGTGGTGGCGTAAACTGTGAGCGTCTCAACGAACGACGAAATTTGCGGCggtggtgaaccaagtagaatAGAAATTTGTGTAGAAGATAGAGTGATTTATTGGAGGGGAGTGTGAATGAAGGAGAGAGGAACAAAGCCattgtttattttattaacttgtccatcaattttatttattttttttataaaaatccaTAATTTCAAGTAACTTTATAGAATGAAACAACAAATGGTTTAATCAAATGGCAACTTTCATAGAACACAAGGCCATTGTTTGCACTCTAAAATGGGATTAGAAAGTGTCTAGCTTTATCTTTTATgaggaaaataaaaataaaaattaggtacatgattttattttattgaaactGGGTAGCATgtttggattttaattaattatcggTGGGTAAATAAAAGTTATATTTAGGGTTTTGTATAATTTAAACCACGTATTACATATTAGTTAACTATGGTTagttaaaataacaaaattaacataaaaacCCTTCATTAATGTCATTGTTGATAAAATATAGTAATACAAGGTTACCAATGATATTTCGGATTTTTTTAAGCTACCATTGAGAATGTGCAATAGTACAAGGCTAGCATTGAGAATTTCCCTAAATTAATTactattgaaataataaattattttagtagtaATCGTGCATTGCATCGGACCTGATCTAGTTATATGATAAATGAGTACGTTTGAGATTTATAAatggaaaatttgtaaaaaataattGTCTGTTCTTCTAAAAACAGTATCACCTATGAGTTATTTTggaataatccaacatttagcTGGTATTCTTCCCAAAATAGGTTGTTTTACCTACAATCTAAATAGCgggtaattatttttatttttttacaggTGAAGCATGCTACATGTCATATTCTAATTAGACTAAAtttgattttatattttaattttaaattaaaacccTCCTCTTCTCTCCCTTCACtagccctttctctctcctcccctccACAACTTCCACAACCTTCTCAATCTCTCCATCCCTCCACAACCCTTCTCTATCCTCTTCCTTTCCCTAGCTTAACTGATTTTCTTCCTCTCTTCActccttttttttctctctccactAACTAACCCACTCTACATCGCTACATCCTCCTCTCATCTTCACCGCAATCACACCTCACCATCAATATTCATGCACTTCTTTTCCAACACCATCAAGCAACCAACCAACCTTTGATCTCCAACAATGTGCTTCCAACTCAACAACACCAATCCACGCATTAACCAACATCCACCAACACCATCACCTTGAGAAACAAGAACCCATATTCATCTCAACCCGCCCACTCGAGCTCATAACTAGAGCTCTAGAGCCTAAGAGGGTCCCACTGATTCACTGAAGTGGCTCTAGAATTACGAGGAAGAAGTACTAGTGGGTTTTGGTGGGGACCATGTGAGGTTATACACAATCTAATTGAATGCGGAAAAATCATATATttccagaatccaaattaattgcacataatcagttagcataattcagattacatgctatgtgatgcgtgccttccctagctactcccgaaccgaacaagaacaagtatagagtgaaggaaataatgcccttggtccaagtatgcattcaatgttaagtctaatacatgcggttcaatattaattaattatgcaagttaatatttcagtgagatcaagtgaactgtatgcctagctagaggccgcttcagttcaagtggaattaataatattaatccacagcttactcttgactgaacccgtagggtcacacaaatagtacgtgaacggatcaagtatttaagtgaattaaatactccatttatggatattcggaatcgacggatctcagttctagtgggagctgaaatcgtcaaaaggcaaattatgaatactccggaaacgatgatattgtcggaaacggaaatatggatcgtatcggaaatataaatattatccaagtcgtagatgttgccggaaacggaaacagggtatgtatcggaaaatattatcggaaatggaaattttgccggaatcggaaatattgctggaaatgaaaatattgccggaatcggaaatattatcggcatcggaaattaattccggaatcggaaatattaaatattgtttgaatcggaaatgaatttcggaatcggaaaattaatcggaagcgcgacgtacaaaATAAACATCGGGCGAGCTTGCTAGatgcaaggcccagcacaaagataggcccgcgcctagcgaagcccgcgcaagcaCATCAGGCGAGcagcagcagcccgccaagcaagcaggcccagccgagcatgaagcaaggccaggcccagcaagcaaggcaaggccagcaggctggcgcgcccttcgtgggctgcataccagcgctgctgggccgagccaacCCACGCGCGCGGGCGGCGCCCCTTTTGGGCTGTTCGTGCGTGTCATTGTGTTCGTGTGTGTTTCGAATCCTTAGGCGTTTAGGATTTGTGCGATTAGATTATTTTCCTGAAACTACTAGAGTTATTTGTTAAGCTAAACACTaaaattaatagatttaatttaagtctaattctaattgaattagacaaattgaatcctagtaggtttctagttccgataatcctaccctataaataggtgatggaaatcacaatttatatacatcaattcaaagtattcatatagttttaagttaaaaactaagcttaataatttgccaaataattaagtacgaataacataataccttaggctaaattctagttaattgaatctaaggcggatccgaacgtgctgtggactatctacggagggactacacttggagtcctaaacttgttcttgttcggttcgggagcagctagggaaggcacgctacacatgtatgtatcctaaattatgctaattggttatgtggcaattaatttgggttcctggctttatggtttttccgcatgaaatatatgttttatatttgtcataacctaacacatatcacatcatacattattgaaccaatcaatgatgcatatggtatcccactcattcgtcttcgCTCATCTGGTGTCTTCGGACATTGAGTCTTGCTAAGAGTCATTCTATGAGACATTGGTAGGTAGCCTCTCTTGGAGTCAgccattttgaacctatcaagcaccttattgatataagtgtttTGACTAAGTCTAATCATCTTCTTGGATATATCattgtagatcttgatgcccaatatgtattgtgcttctcctagatctttcatcgaaaaacatttcccaagccaaatctttacagagttcaacataggaatgtcatttccgataagtaatatgtcatcaacatataatactaggaaagcaatcttgctcccactgaccttcttgtatacacaagattcgtctgcgttcttgacaaAGTCAACGTCACTGACTGTTCATCacaacgtatattccagctccttgatgctttctttaatccataaatggatttcttaagctttcatacctttttagcactctttggatcctcaaaaccctcaggttgtgtctgttaggttatgatacatatgacaaaacataaatcatgcggaaaaccttaatgccaggaaacatattatttacacataatcatttagcataatttaggagcatacactttgtagcgtgccctccctagctgcgcccgaaccgaacaagaacaagtctttaggactccaaatgtcgtccctccgtagatagtccacagtacgtccggatccgcctcaagattgaccaactagaatcgcccttaaggtgctaggaattttcggctattgttgtgcaagtgtatggctgaattttctttcaaaaacttaccctttgaatacttcaatcgtctctgtaaataatgaccctaggcacttatttatagaggtatggaaaaggaactggaatcctattaggatactaattaatttaattagaatcctgctaggactctattaaataaactttatctaataggtttaggatttaatcttttatcgaatcccaatagctttaggattcgcacacgagcatcgcacgagcaccgtacacccgcgcaggccttgcggcccacgctgagcgcacagcgctcggcccatgctgctgtccgcgcgcgcccatggcttcggctgggcctggcttgcgctgggcctggtcgaggcttggcgtgtgttggtgatgcgtgtggcttgctgggcgatggcctggcttcgtgctgggccttcgtctagcgagcctcgtccgacgctaattcgtacgatacgcttccgattaaattcccgatttcggaattcgtttccgatacgaacaatatttaatatttccgattccggaattaatttccgtttcgaacaaatatttaatatttccgtttccggaattattttccgattccgataatatttcggattctgacaatatttccgtttccggcaatatttccgattccgacaatatttccatttccgataatattttccgatacgtaccatgtttccgtttccggcaacatctacgacttggataatatttatatttccgatacgatccatatttccgtttccggaaatatcatcgtttctggagtattcatttcttgcttgtgacgatctcaactcccactgaaaccaagatccgtcgattccgaatatccatagatagagtatttaatgccattaaatacttgatccgtttacgtactatttgtgtgaccctacgggttcagtcaagagtaagctgtggataatatcattaattccacttgaactgaagcggcctctagctaggcattcagctcacttgatctcactgaattattaacttgttaattaatactgaaccacatttattagacttaacattgaatgcatacttggatcaagggcattatttccttcagtgtcaTATACACCGTTtcttttaaaacgccgtttaagaaaacggttttgacatccatttgccatatttcataatcgtaatatgtAGTGTTtcctaacattatccgaatagacttgagcattgcaacgggtgaaaaggtttcatcgtaatccacaccatggacttgcctgtatccttttgcaaccaatctagctttgaaaacttgtagtttcccatccttttccttttttaacttgaaaacccattttcttcttacggcttggtagccatctggaaaatcgaccaaatcccaaactttattttcaaacatggattctatttcagattgcatggcttctagccgtttcttggagctagggctcgttatagcttgtttgtaagtcgcaagcTCATCACTTTCCAACAATAGAGTTCATGGCCCTCATTCATAAAAATACCTACATATCTTTTTGGTTGAGACCTATACCTTTGCTATCTACGTGGGGTTAcaattctagttggttcttgattctcactagatacttctaaagatctctgagtttcaacctgaatatcATCTTAATCGTTCtccagagtttgttgttcgactcgaagttcttagaggtctacttttctccaacttgtcattttggaaatgtgttgTCTTtcaaaaaagataccatctcgagtaacaaacaccttgttctcatatgtattgtagaagtaattaATACCCATTTGTTTCATTGGGGTAGCCCACAatgatacatttgtcagatttcagTTAAAGTTTGTTagaaattaatcttttgactTATACTTCACAACCCTAAATATTGAGAaaatacacttttggaggctttccaaaccataac encodes:
- the LOC110793605 gene encoding uncharacterized protein, yielding MGAAGEGFLAKEYGYVVLVLVFYCFFNFWMAFQVGKARKKYKVFYPTLYALESENKDAKLFNCVQRGHQNSLEMMPMLFILMILGGMRHPCISAGLGMGYIVTRYFYFTGYSSGDPQKRLSIGKFGFFALMGLMICTISFGVHLLIA